Below is a genomic region from Persicimonas caeni.
CCGGCGAGGTGATGCGCGGGCTCTTCGGCACGGTGGGCACATCCATCATCGGCGTCTGCTCGCTGCTCCTGAGCCTGATGCTCGCCACCGACATGAGCCTGGGCGCGCTCGTGCGCAAGATCATGGGCGGCGTACACCGCTTCGGCGCCTGGATGAAGCACAAGCGCGAGGTGCGTCGCCTCTACAAAGAGCGCGTGGCCGAGGAGCGCCGCAAGATCCTCGAGCAGGCCGCCAAGGAGGGCAAAGACCCGGCCCAGATCGCCGCCGAGCTGTCCGTCAAGCCGCTCGTCGAGGGCGACTACGAGTTCGACGCCGAAAAGGAGGTCGAGGAGAAGCTCTCCAAGAAGCTGATGAACCTCTTCAAAGGCGAGATCGACGAAGACTTCGACGAAGCCTCGACCACGGCGCCTGATTCGTCCTCCGACGAGGCCGATGACGACGATTGGGAGATGGGTGAGCCGATGGCCACCGACCCCGAGATCGAGGACGAGGACGTCGCCGACGTCGACGACGAGGAGGAAGAGGCGGACGAAGGTCCCGAGATCGTCATCCGCCACGTCGACGAGGACGACGACGAAGACGACGCCACCGAACAAAATGCGGGCGACGTCATCGACATGGGCGCCGAGAAGAAGGCCTCCGGCCCCGTCAACGCCGACTTCGGCCCGCAGATCGTCGAGAGCGAGGCGCAGAAGAAGGCCAAGGCCAAAAAGGACCTGCTCGCAGGCGAC
It encodes:
- a CDS encoding DNA translocase FtsK 4TM domain-containing protein, translated to MAAESTSTKNSTGKSPALWREIGGLVLVALALVILLSILSFDPADLEAAGAPGNLIGPVGVRVGDALLYLFGVGSFFFDALLWYLGFMLIVGRLIEWKWSEIGGQLLFVLSGAMLSHLFFVDYTLFGHMPGGLVGEFTGEVMRGLFGTVGTSIIGVCSLLLSLMLATDMSLGALVRKIMGGVHRFGAWMKHKREVRRLYKERVAEERRKILEQAAKEGKDPAQIAAELSVKPLVEGDYEFDAEKEVEEKLSKKLMNLFKGEIDEDFDEASTTAPDSSSDEADDDDWEMGEPMATDPEIEDEDVADVDDEEEEADEGPEIVIRHVDEDDDEDDATEQNAGDVIDMGAEKKASGPVNADFGPQIVESEAQKKAKAKKDLLAGDDEDGVLFKPKK